In a genomic window of Mycolicibacillus parakoreensis:
- a CDS encoding acyl-CoA dehydrogenase family protein has translation MTDAGTTTASGDGAARFAIAPEVWTTPERRALSQMARSFVEREIAPKLAEWEHVGEIPRDLHLNAAEVGLLGIGFPEEVGGSGGNAIDSALVTEAILAAGGSTGVCAALFTHGIALPHIAANGSDALIERYVRPTLAGKMIGSLGVTEPGAGSDVANLRTRAVRDGDTYVVNGAKTFITSGVRADFVTTAVRTGGPGYGGVSLLVIDKNSPGFEVSRRLDKMGWRCSDTAELSFVDVRVPAENLVGAANSGFLQIMQQFQAERLGIAVQAYATAGRALDLAKSWARERETFGRPLTGRQVIRHKLAEMARQVDVACTYTRAVMQRWLAGEDVVAEVSMAKNTAVYACDYVVNEAVQIFGGMGYMRESEIERHYRDCRILGIGGGTNEIMNEIIAKRIGL, from the coding sequence ATGACGGACGCTGGCACGACCACGGCAAGCGGGGATGGGGCTGCTCGTTTCGCTATCGCCCCGGAGGTGTGGACCACGCCGGAGCGACGAGCGCTGAGCCAAATGGCGCGGTCTTTCGTGGAACGTGAAATCGCGCCGAAGCTAGCGGAATGGGAGCACGTGGGTGAGATTCCGCGCGACCTGCATCTCAATGCTGCCGAGGTGGGGCTTCTCGGAATCGGGTTCCCGGAAGAAGTCGGCGGCAGCGGCGGCAATGCGATTGACTCTGCACTGGTCACTGAGGCCATCCTGGCCGCAGGCGGGTCCACTGGCGTCTGCGCCGCCTTGTTCACCCATGGCATTGCCCTTCCCCACATTGCCGCCAATGGCTCCGACGCCCTGATTGAACGATATGTCCGTCCGACGCTCGCAGGAAAGATGATCGGCTCGCTGGGCGTTACCGAGCCTGGGGCAGGTTCAGATGTCGCGAATTTGCGCACACGCGCAGTGCGCGACGGCGACACCTACGTGGTCAACGGAGCAAAGACGTTCATCACCAGCGGAGTTCGGGCGGACTTCGTTACTACGGCGGTACGCACCGGCGGACCGGGTTACGGTGGAGTTTCATTGCTCGTGATCGACAAGAATTCGCCTGGATTCGAAGTGTCCCGCCGGTTGGACAAGATGGGATGGCGATGTAGCGACACCGCCGAGTTGTCTTTCGTCGACGTTCGCGTACCGGCTGAGAACCTGGTGGGGGCAGCAAACAGCGGGTTTTTGCAGATCATGCAGCAATTTCAGGCTGAACGGCTCGGCATCGCCGTCCAGGCGTACGCGACGGCGGGTCGGGCTCTCGATCTCGCCAAGAGTTGGGCGCGGGAGCGTGAAACGTTCGGTAGACCCTTGACGGGGCGCCAGGTCATTCGCCATAAGCTCGCGGAGATGGCTCGACAGGTCGACGTGGCGTGCACCTATACCCGTGCGGTCATGCAGAGGTGGCTAGCGGGGGAGGATGTCGTTGCCGAGGTGTCGATGGCCAAGAACACCGCTGTGTATGCGTGCGACTACGTGGTCAATGAGGCGGTTCAGATCTTTGGTGGGATGGGCTACATGCGTGAGTCTGAGATCGAGAGACACTACCGAGACTGCCGGATTCTCGGAATAGGCGGCGGCACCAACGAAATCATGAATGAGATCATTGCCAAACGTATCGGACTCTAG
- a CDS encoding HD domain-containing protein — protein sequence MSGVLTQRARRETETRLAEQPRRLAHVRGVAATAERLSRRFDPQTADCLVAAAWLHDIGYASSLRRTGFHPLDGAEYVRAAGFGELAASLVAFHTGAHAEAAERGLSGLSAFSDPPSDFLDVLTFCDLTTGPDGAPISPRDRLRDVLSRYGSEDPVHRAVDAGRDELLAAVRRVRDWL from the coding sequence GTGAGCGGGGTTCTGACGCAGCGTGCACGGCGCGAGACCGAGACGCGGCTGGCTGAGCAGCCGCGGCGGTTGGCGCATGTCCGGGGCGTCGCGGCGACTGCCGAGCGGTTGAGTCGGCGTTTCGATCCCCAGACAGCGGACTGTCTGGTCGCAGCGGCGTGGCTGCACGATATCGGTTACGCATCGTCGTTGCGCCGGACCGGGTTTCATCCGCTCGATGGAGCGGAGTACGTGCGAGCGGCCGGCTTCGGGGAGCTGGCCGCCTCCTTGGTGGCCTTTCATACCGGAGCGCACGCGGAGGCTGCCGAGCGGGGCTTGTCAGGCTTATCCGCGTTCAGTGATCCGCCCAGCGATTTCCTTGATGTGCTGACTTTTTGCGATCTGACGACCGGACCTGACGGGGCGCCGATATCACCGCGCGATCGGTTACGCGACGTGCTGTCGCGTTATGGATCCGAGGACCCGGTGCACCGGGCGGTCGACGCGGGCCGCGACGAATTGTTGGCGGCCGTCCGGCGAGTACGCGACTGGCTATAA
- a CDS encoding NUDIX hydrolase has translation MRTDYYNDPNAPAPNSVVPSASAIVTDEHGRILLIKRRDNTLWALPGGGHDIGETIADTAVREVKEETGLDVKVTGLVGVYTNPRHVVAFTDGEVRQQFSLLFTTTVLGGTLAIDHESTDIAWTAPDEIPNLDMHPSMRLRIEHYLQHRDGPYLG, from the coding sequence ATGCGCACCGACTACTACAACGACCCCAACGCCCCGGCGCCCAACAGTGTCGTTCCGTCGGCCTCGGCCATCGTCACCGACGAACACGGTCGCATTCTGCTGATCAAACGCCGCGACAACACCCTGTGGGCGCTACCGGGCGGCGGCCACGACATCGGCGAAACTATCGCCGACACCGCCGTGCGGGAAGTCAAAGAGGAAACCGGGCTTGACGTCAAAGTCACGGGTCTGGTCGGTGTCTACACCAATCCCCGCCACGTGGTCGCGTTCACCGATGGCGAAGTCCGCCAGCAATTCTCGCTCCTGTTCACCACCACGGTGCTCGGCGGCACCCTTGCCATCGACCACGAAAGCACGGACATCGCCTGGACTGCACCCGACGAGATCCCTAACCTGGATATGCATCCGTCGATGAGGCTGCGCATCGAGCACTACCTGCAACACCGCGACGGCCCCTACCTCGGCTAA
- a CDS encoding SCO3933 family regulatory protein, with amino-acid sequence MRLRIDTSGTRFIVTRAPEPRLNFETGAPKVDTATGMPMYATQVLALDDSGGEVLIVTVAGDPKVTVTQPVSVVGLVAIPWAQGDRSGVAFRADALTAATASGAAPSEQTRPQK; translated from the coding sequence ATGCGTTTGAGAATCGATACGTCTGGGACTCGTTTTATCGTCACCCGCGCTCCTGAGCCACGGCTGAACTTCGAAACCGGCGCCCCGAAAGTCGACACCGCCACCGGGATGCCGATGTACGCCACCCAGGTCCTCGCGCTGGATGACTCCGGCGGCGAAGTGCTCATTGTCACTGTGGCAGGAGACCCCAAAGTGACAGTCACGCAGCCTGTTTCGGTAGTTGGTCTGGTGGCCATCCCGTGGGCCCAAGGTGATCGCAGCGGGGTGGCGTTCCGTGCTGATGCCCTCACCGCCGCCACCGCCAGTGGTGCTGCGCCGAGTGAGCAGACACGCCCGCAGAAGTAA
- a CDS encoding FtsK/SpoIIIE domain-containing protein, whose product MTSNKKNTTNSGSGDDDWFGELVMSLFTASGYVLWWAVLFPAISVPIIASLVLAISHGPRVGLICAIVCSAGYAGWAWLQPGSFRAWVTEPVRRRWLTWSRYTRTWESTCTLHGLTATLGGRTLTPTLRTVTIGKTTDVLVVRIVTGQSVADWHKQSDALAAAWRAGRISITAISPGELRITLMRADVLAEPIALPMPTPATPVDLVSVRVGITETRHWWQVPLLGHHVLIAGATGAGKGSVLWSLIAGIAPAVKTGLVRLCVIDPKGGMELGAGAPLFTVFTHDATDTTLELLRQLVTVMHARANRLRGHTRLHTPTTSEPLFVAVIDEIAALTAYVTDRKVRTEVEQLLGLLLSQGRAVGISVVAAVQDPAKDTLPVRQLFTVRIGLRLTEATQTTMVLGQGARDAGAECDRIPDTTPGVGYMMVDGTAHAQRVRAFHVTDHDITALASRFRRTARRPNKPHQPHNTDTGHTASEGSGE is encoded by the coding sequence ATGACATCGAACAAGAAGAACACCACCAACAGTGGATCAGGCGATGACGACTGGTTCGGAGAACTGGTCATGTCGCTGTTCACCGCATCCGGGTATGTGCTGTGGTGGGCGGTGCTGTTCCCGGCGATCAGCGTGCCCATCATCGCCAGCCTCGTCCTTGCTATCAGCCACGGCCCACGCGTGGGCCTGATCTGCGCGATCGTGTGCAGTGCCGGGTATGCGGGCTGGGCCTGGCTCCAACCGGGGTCATTTCGCGCCTGGGTGACCGAACCGGTACGGCGGCGCTGGCTCACGTGGTCGCGCTACACCCGCACCTGGGAATCGACCTGCACCTTGCACGGCCTGACCGCCACCCTCGGCGGACGCACTCTCACTCCCACCCTGCGCACGGTGACGATCGGTAAAACCACCGATGTGCTCGTGGTGCGGATCGTCACCGGCCAGTCCGTGGCAGATTGGCATAAACAGTCCGACGCGCTGGCCGCCGCGTGGCGCGCCGGCCGCATCAGCATCACCGCCATCTCGCCCGGCGAACTGCGCATCACGTTAATGCGCGCAGACGTGCTGGCTGAACCGATCGCCCTGCCCATGCCAACCCCGGCCACCCCGGTCGATCTGGTGTCGGTGCGGGTCGGGATCACCGAAACGCGACATTGGTGGCAGGTGCCGCTGCTCGGTCACCACGTGCTGATCGCCGGGGCAACCGGCGCAGGCAAAGGCTCAGTGCTGTGGTCGTTGATCGCCGGCATTGCCCCCGCGGTGAAGACCGGGCTGGTCCGGTTGTGTGTCATCGACCCCAAAGGCGGCATGGAACTCGGTGCCGGAGCACCCCTGTTCACCGTGTTCACCCACGACGCCACCGACACCACCCTGGAGTTGCTACGCCAGCTCGTCACGGTGATGCACGCCCGGGCGAATCGTCTGCGCGGCCACACCCGCCTACACACCCCCACGACGTCGGAGCCGTTGTTCGTTGCGGTGATCGATGAGATCGCCGCACTGACCGCATACGTGACCGACCGCAAGGTCCGCACCGAAGTCGAACAACTCCTGGGCCTGCTGCTCTCCCAAGGCCGCGCAGTCGGCATCAGCGTGGTCGCCGCGGTCCAAGACCCGGCCAAAGACACCCTGCCGGTACGGCAGCTGTTCACGGTGCGGATCGGGTTGCGGCTGACCGAAGCCACCCAAACCACCATGGTCCTCGGCCAAGGGGCGCGCGATGCCGGGGCAGAATGCGACCGCATCCCCGACACCACCCCCGGGGTGGGCTACATGATGGTTGACGGCACCGCCCACGCCCAGCGGGTGCGGGCCTTTCACGTCACCGACCACGACATTACCGCCCTGGCCAGCCGGTTCCGCCGAACCGCGAGGCGACCGAACAAGCCCCACCAGCCACACAACACCGATACCGGCCACACCGCGAGTGAGGGCAGCGGTGAATAG
- a CDS encoding replication initiator: MNSSTTSAQLVLPGVPDTADTARVVEQMVRRAASMGYESWWRRAESVGFCAHPIQLIGADEYGRQRVVWTRCNNRRAHICPSCSDLYARDTWQLVHAGAAGGHHGMPTTVADHPQVFVTLTAPSFGAVHTATKSREKAAQVCRDQHRVGGYRRCPHGKQLWCSMSHDHGDERVGQPLCPECYDYAGHVLFTWHLPELWRRFTITLRRALRKSLKAAGVDPDTVRVSFIKIVELQARAIPHIHALIRLDPHDDLDRPGWESPIGAVELAKVIQYAIRTVTLTVNDPTADGGGQTIRFGTQIDTQPLTASVDPPPNEHNSGSSRSMSSRLVARYLAKYVTKSLAALGISARRLSTEAIPDLDVSEHVRTILTTISDLADKGLSGIGRWLHTLGFRGHITSKSRRYSTTMTVLREQRAIWTRQESSKSTAYQYDPDCDFAGGDDLVAWEFDRAGPGSLGDRSLVYSAALQRIHIRRIGLVEARRHTRSQHWDPPGASDG; this comes from the coding sequence GTGAATAGCTCCACGACATCGGCGCAGCTTGTCCTACCGGGTGTTCCGGATACAGCTGACACCGCCCGGGTGGTCGAGCAGATGGTGCGGCGCGCCGCCTCGATGGGATACGAATCCTGGTGGCGACGAGCAGAATCCGTCGGATTCTGCGCCCACCCCATCCAGCTGATCGGTGCCGATGAGTACGGGCGTCAGCGGGTGGTATGGACGCGCTGCAACAACCGTCGCGCCCACATCTGCCCCTCCTGCTCGGATCTCTACGCCCGCGACACCTGGCAACTCGTGCACGCCGGTGCCGCTGGCGGTCACCACGGCATGCCCACCACGGTGGCCGATCATCCGCAAGTGTTTGTCACTCTCACCGCACCGAGCTTCGGGGCCGTCCACACCGCCACGAAGTCACGGGAGAAGGCAGCGCAGGTGTGCCGCGACCAGCACCGGGTCGGCGGCTACCGACGCTGCCCGCATGGAAAACAATTGTGGTGCAGCATGTCCCATGATCATGGCGACGAGCGGGTCGGCCAGCCGCTGTGTCCGGAGTGCTACGACTATGCCGGGCATGTGCTGTTCACGTGGCACCTGCCCGAACTGTGGCGACGCTTCACCATCACCCTGCGGCGCGCCCTACGCAAAAGCCTGAAAGCCGCCGGAGTTGACCCGGATACGGTGCGAGTGAGCTTCATCAAGATCGTCGAACTGCAAGCCCGCGCTATCCCACACATCCACGCACTGATCCGCCTGGATCCCCACGACGACCTTGACCGCCCCGGGTGGGAATCACCTATCGGTGCAGTCGAACTCGCTAAGGTCATCCAGTACGCCATCCGCACCGTCACACTCACCGTCAACGACCCGACAGCCGATGGCGGTGGGCAGACGATACGGTTCGGCACACAGATCGACACCCAACCGCTAACCGCATCGGTGGATCCGCCGCCAAATGAGCACAATTCAGGCTCAAGCCGGTCCATGTCTAGCCGGCTGGTGGCGCGCTATCTCGCCAAGTATGTCACCAAATCCTTGGCAGCCCTCGGAATCAGCGCACGCCGCCTATCTACGGAAGCCATACCCGACCTGGACGTGTCCGAGCATGTGCGGACCATCCTGACCACCATCAGCGATCTCGCGGACAAAGGACTGTCCGGCATCGGGCGGTGGTTGCACACCCTCGGATTCCGCGGCCACATCACCAGCAAATCCCGCCGTTATTCGACTACCATGACCGTGCTGCGCGAACAGCGCGCCATTTGGACGCGTCAGGAAAGCTCGAAAAGCACTGCATACCAATACGATCCCGACTGTGACTTCGCCGGTGGCGATGATCTGGTGGCGTGGGAGTTTGACCGTGCCGGCCCCGGCAGCCTCGGCGATCGCAGTCTCGTCTATTCCGCGGCCCTCCAACGTATTCACATCCGCCGCATCGGACTAGTGGAAGCCCGTCGCCACACACGCAGCCAGCATTGGGATCCACCAGGGGCAAGCGATGGCTGA
- a CDS encoding recombinase family protein — MSLRFAFYGRVSTEDAQDPEASRSWQKRRAIDLITPHGGVLAVDYFDIGQSRSLPWKRRPEASRLLADVTSRDRGFDAVVIGEPARAFYGPQFALTFPVLTHYGVGLWVPEVGGAVDPGSEAHDLVMTLFGGMSKGERARIQMRVRTAMSALAQDTTRYLGGRPPYGYRLVDAGPHPNPAKASLGQRLHRLEPDPATCSVVERIYRMYADGAGLRFIAQQLTDDGVPSPSQYDPERNRHRDPRGWSHSAIRAILDNPAYRGIRVWGKQEKYEVLVNPDDVAAGYETRMRWRDEVDWIAPDRRTHEALITDELARAVRLRMQARRGPGLVCSRESTVPYALRGLLFCAACGRRMQGAARPGKQTTRILYRCEFGKSRSVPVDLSDHPRTVYLREDAVTARLDEWIATLADPEDLARGQDVDPAAGPGYAALQRQLSEANAKVAALITAVESGVAVEDLTAALRQRTAERDELRARVERVARPRAMCAAEISELVKELGGLSVILGAATGAERAEVYASLGLRLDYDPHLRRVTATADLSRVAGCVRGGT; from the coding sequence ATGAGCCTCAGGTTCGCTTTCTATGGCCGAGTGAGTACCGAGGACGCTCAAGATCCCGAGGCGAGCCGCAGCTGGCAGAAACGTCGTGCCATCGATCTGATCACTCCGCATGGCGGAGTCCTCGCTGTCGACTACTTCGATATAGGTCAAAGCCGTTCGCTTCCCTGGAAACGCAGACCGGAGGCTTCACGTCTGCTTGCAGATGTCACTTCTCGTGACCGTGGCTTCGATGCCGTGGTGATCGGGGAACCTGCTCGCGCGTTCTACGGACCGCAATTTGCGCTCACTTTCCCGGTGCTCACGCACTACGGGGTTGGCCTATGGGTGCCTGAAGTCGGCGGAGCGGTTGATCCCGGATCCGAGGCACACGACCTCGTGATGACGCTCTTCGGCGGTATGAGCAAGGGAGAACGCGCACGAATCCAGATGCGCGTCCGTACCGCGATGTCGGCACTCGCGCAGGACACAACCAGATACCTCGGCGGTCGCCCACCGTACGGGTATCGACTCGTCGATGCCGGCCCGCATCCCAACCCTGCCAAGGCAAGTCTTGGGCAGCGGCTCCATCGTCTCGAACCCGACCCCGCGACATGTTCGGTCGTCGAGCGGATCTACCGCATGTACGCCGATGGTGCTGGCTTGCGCTTCATCGCACAGCAGCTCACCGACGATGGAGTGCCATCACCAAGCCAATATGACCCGGAGCGGAACCGGCACCGTGATCCGCGCGGATGGTCCCATTCGGCGATCCGCGCAATCCTCGACAACCCGGCGTACCGCGGTATTCGTGTGTGGGGCAAGCAGGAGAAATACGAGGTCTTGGTCAACCCCGACGATGTCGCTGCCGGGTACGAGACTCGCATGCGGTGGCGTGACGAGGTCGACTGGATCGCACCTGACCGGCGAACGCACGAAGCGCTGATCACTGACGAGCTGGCGCGGGCTGTCCGACTTCGGATGCAGGCGCGGCGGGGTCCGGGTCTTGTGTGTAGCAGAGAATCGACGGTGCCATATGCGCTGCGCGGGCTGCTGTTCTGTGCCGCATGTGGACGCCGCATGCAGGGCGCCGCCCGGCCGGGGAAGCAAACAACGCGGATCCTCTACCGTTGTGAGTTCGGCAAGTCACGTTCTGTACCTGTGGACCTGAGTGATCATCCGCGCACCGTCTATCTCCGCGAAGACGCAGTGACAGCGCGACTCGACGAATGGATCGCCACTCTGGCCGATCCAGAAGACCTCGCACGCGGGCAAGACGTGGACCCGGCGGCCGGACCTGGCTACGCCGCCTTGCAGCGCCAGCTGAGCGAGGCGAATGCCAAAGTGGCTGCCTTGATCACCGCCGTGGAGTCTGGCGTGGCCGTTGAGGATCTAACTGCTGCGTTGCGTCAACGTACCGCCGAGCGCGACGAGCTGAGGGCACGCGTTGAGCGAGTGGCGCGGCCCCGCGCCATGTGTGCCGCCGAGATCAGTGAGTTAGTTAAGGAGTTAGGCGGACTGTCGGTCATCCTCGGCGCGGCAACCGGAGCTGAGCGCGCCGAGGTGTACGCAAGCTTGGGCCTGCGTCTCGACTACGACCCGCATCTTCGGCGAGTCACGGCGACTGCCGACCTGAGTCGTGTCGCCGGATGTGTCCGAGGGGGGACTTGA
- a CDS encoding M20/M25/M40 family metallo-hydrolase produces the protein MVGKVSVSPARPAPTAREEVVELVSRLIRFDTTNTGEPETTVGEADCAHWVAAQLEAVGYQTEYVESGAPGRGNVITRLAGADPTRGALLIHGHLDVVPAEPADWSVHPFSGAVEDGYVWGRGAVDMKNMIGMMIAVARRFKRTGVVPPRDLVFAFVADEEAGGRYGAQWLVEHRPDLFAGVTEAIGEVGGFSLTVPRRDGGERRLYLIETAEKGMRWMRLTARGRAGHGSMIHDDNAVTAVAEAVAALGRHRFPLVLNESVEQFLAAVAEETGHDFDPESPDLEGSIAKLGPIARLIGATLRDTVNPTMLHAGYKANVIPAVAEAVLDCRVLPGRQAAFEAEIDELIGPDVSREWITALDAYETGFDGALVDAMNTALLAVDPDARTVPYMLSGGTDAKAFSRLGIRCFGYIPLRLPPELDFTALFHGVDERVPVDALEFGTEVLEHFLTHC, from the coding sequence ATGGTAGGAAAGGTGAGTGTGAGCCCCGCCCGCCCCGCCCCGACCGCCCGCGAGGAGGTGGTCGAGCTCGTCAGTCGGCTGATCCGGTTCGACACCACCAACACCGGAGAGCCCGAGACCACCGTGGGCGAGGCCGACTGCGCGCACTGGGTTGCCGCCCAACTGGAGGCCGTGGGGTATCAGACCGAGTACGTCGAATCCGGGGCGCCGGGGCGCGGCAACGTGATCACCCGGTTGGCCGGTGCCGACCCGACGCGCGGCGCGCTGCTGATCCACGGGCACCTCGACGTCGTGCCCGCCGAACCCGCCGACTGGAGCGTGCACCCGTTCTCCGGGGCGGTGGAGGACGGCTACGTGTGGGGCCGCGGCGCGGTCGACATGAAGAACATGATCGGCATGATGATCGCGGTGGCCCGCCGGTTCAAACGCACCGGGGTGGTGCCGCCGCGGGATCTGGTGTTCGCCTTCGTCGCCGACGAGGAGGCCGGCGGACGCTACGGGGCCCAATGGCTCGTCGAACACCGTCCCGACCTGTTCGCCGGGGTCACCGAGGCGATCGGGGAGGTGGGCGGTTTCTCGTTGACCGTGCCGCGCCGCGACGGCGGGGAGCGGCGGCTGTATCTGATCGAGACCGCCGAGAAAGGCATGCGCTGGATGCGGCTGACCGCGCGCGGTCGGGCCGGCCACGGGTCGATGATCCACGACGACAATGCGGTCACGGCCGTCGCCGAGGCGGTGGCCGCGCTGGGCCGGCACCGGTTCCCGCTGGTGCTCAACGAATCGGTGGAGCAGTTCCTCGCCGCGGTGGCCGAGGAGACCGGTCACGACTTCGACCCCGAATCGCCGGACCTGGAGGGCAGCATCGCCAAACTGGGGCCGATCGCCCGGCTGATCGGGGCGACACTGCGCGACACCGTCAACCCCACCATGCTGCACGCCGGGTACAAGGCCAACGTGATCCCCGCGGTCGCCGAGGCGGTGCTGGACTGCCGGGTGCTGCCCGGCCGGCAGGCCGCGTTCGAGGCCGAGATCGACGAGTTGATCGGCCCGGACGTCAGCCGCGAGTGGATCACCGCGCTGGACGCCTACGAAACCGGATTCGACGGTGCGCTGGTCGACGCGATGAACACGGCGCTGCTGGCCGTCGACCCCGACGCCCGCACCGTGCCCTACATGCTGTCGGGGGGCACCGACGCCAAGGCGTTCAGCCGGCTGGGGATCCGGTGTTTCGGCTACATCCCCCTGCGGCTACCCCCCGAGCTGGACTTCACCGCGTTGTTCCACGGTGTCGACGAGCGGGTGCCCGTCGACGCCCTGGAGTTCGGCACCGAGGTGCTCGAACACTTCCTGACCCACTGTTAG
- a CDS encoding YbhB/YbcL family Raf kinase inhibitor-like protein has product MSTSASPDPYAALPQLPSFTLTSTSVTDGQPLGNAQVSGIMGAGGQDESPQLSWSGFPEETRSFAVTVYDPDAPTASGFWHWAVANLPATATELPAGAGDGSLLPGDALTLVNDAGMRRYVGAAPPAGHGVHRYYIAVHAVKVEKLDLPEDASPAFLGFNLFMNAIARAVIVGTYEQH; this is encoded by the coding sequence ATGAGTACGAGCGCATCGCCGGACCCATACGCCGCCCTGCCGCAGCTGCCGAGTTTCACGCTGACCTCCACGTCGGTCACCGACGGTCAGCCGCTGGGCAACGCCCAGGTCTCCGGCATCATGGGCGCCGGCGGCCAGGACGAGAGCCCGCAGCTGAGCTGGTCGGGGTTCCCGGAGGAGACCCGCAGCTTCGCGGTCACCGTCTACGACCCCGATGCCCCCACCGCCTCCGGGTTCTGGCACTGGGCGGTGGCCAACCTGCCGGCCACCGCCACCGAGCTGCCCGCCGGAGCCGGGGACGGCAGCCTGCTGCCCGGTGACGCGCTGACCCTGGTCAACGACGCCGGGATGCGCCGCTACGTCGGGGCCGCCCCGCCCGCCGGGCACGGCGTGCACCGCTACTACATCGCGGTGCACGCGGTGAAGGTGGAGAAACTGGATCTGCCCGAGGACGCCAGCCCGGCCTTTCTGGGGTTCAACCTGTTCATGAACGCCATCGCCCGCGCGGTCATCGTCGGCACCTATGAGCAGCACTGA
- a CDS encoding quinone-dependent dihydroorotate dehydrogenase: MAYRLMRRVLFTVPPERIHTMVFAALRAATAPAPLRRRLRRALAPTDPVLASTVFGVRFPGPLGLAAGFDKDGTGVAGWGALGFGYAEVGTVTAEAQPGNPRPRLFRLPADRALLNRMGFNNAGAAALAARLAGAGPATRDVPIGVNIGKTKLTPPQRAVDDYRYSARLLGPLAAYLVVNVSSPNTPGLRDLQAVSALRPILAAVRAETATPVLVKIAPDLSDDDIDAIADLAVELGVAGIVATNTTISRAGLATADVDALGPGGISGPPVAARSLAVLRRLRARVGDRLVLISVGGIETVDDAWDRITAGAALLQGYTGFVYGGGLWARDLHAGLAARLRAGGFTSLTQAVGSAVD; this comes from the coding sequence ATGGCCTATCGGCTGATGCGGCGGGTGTTGTTCACCGTCCCGCCCGAGCGCATCCACACGATGGTCTTCGCCGCGTTGCGCGCCGCGACCGCACCCGCGCCGCTGCGCCGTCGGCTGCGCCGCGCCCTGGCCCCGACCGACCCGGTGCTGGCCAGCACCGTGTTCGGGGTGCGCTTTCCCGGCCCGCTCGGGCTGGCCGCCGGGTTCGACAAGGACGGCACCGGGGTCGCCGGCTGGGGCGCGCTCGGGTTCGGCTACGCCGAAGTCGGCACCGTCACCGCCGAGGCGCAGCCGGGCAACCCGCGGCCGCGGCTGTTCCGGCTGCCCGCCGACCGGGCGTTGCTCAATCGGATGGGGTTCAACAACGCCGGGGCGGCGGCCCTGGCGGCCCGGCTCGCCGGGGCCGGACCGGCGACCCGCGACGTGCCGATCGGGGTCAACATCGGCAAGACCAAGCTGACCCCGCCGCAGCGGGCGGTCGACGACTACCGCTACAGTGCCCGGCTGCTGGGACCGCTCGCCGCCTATCTGGTGGTCAACGTCAGCTCGCCGAACACCCCCGGGTTGCGGGATCTGCAGGCGGTGTCCGCGCTGCGCCCGATCCTGGCCGCGGTCCGCGCCGAGACCGCCACCCCGGTCCTGGTGAAAATCGCCCCGGATCTGTCCGACGACGACATCGACGCGATCGCCGATCTGGCCGTGGAACTGGGGGTGGCCGGCATCGTCGCCACCAACACCACGATCTCGCGTGCGGGGCTGGCCACCGCCGACGTCGACGCGCTGGGCCCCGGCGGGATCTCCGGGCCGCCGGTGGCCGCCCGGTCGCTGGCGGTGCTGCGTCGCCTGCGCGCCCGCGTCGGCGATCGACTGGTGCTGATCAGTGTCGGCGGCATCGAGACCGTCGACGACGCCTGGGACCGCATCACCGCCGGCGCCGCGCTGCTGCAGGGCTACACCGGCTTCGTCTACGGCGGCGGGCTGTGGGCCCGCGACCTGCACGCCGGGCTCGCCGCCCGGCTGCGCGCCGGCGGGTTCACCTCGCTGACGCAGGCGGTCGGTTCCGCCGTCGACTGA
- a CDS encoding DUF5703 family protein, producing the protein MSSTPSRWPAGWRSGLSDDYEWVPLRLPPEVSRLTASIRLSIEAEYRGWELTRVRLYNDGSRRVLLRRKKTPHLLDRPEH; encoded by the coding sequence GTGAGCAGCACCCCGAGCCGGTGGCCGGCCGGCTGGCGCAGCGGGCTCTCCGACGACTACGAATGGGTGCCGCTGCGTCTGCCCCCGGAGGTGTCGCGGCTCACCGCGTCGATCCGGTTGTCGATCGAGGCGGAGTACCGCGGCTGGGAGCTGACCCGGGTCCGGCTGTACAACGACGGGAGCCGCCGAGTGCTGTTGCGGCGCAAGAAAACGCCCCACCTTCTCGACCGACCGGAGCACTAG